The following proteins are co-located in the Sporosarcina pasteurii genome:
- a CDS encoding MBL fold metallo-hydrolase, which yields MRRLIGGLFLGLIIGMLGACGDPGTDSTKMKPDTNYLTEEKQIAREEEKKTNKFKVTLLGTGSPLLSMERFGPATLVEVGEEKLLFDAGRGAALRLSQTGTQPGKVNKLFVTHLHSDHTIGIPDVWLTGSLPTAGKREMSFEVWGPKGTKDMMEKMEEAFIADIEVRKKNQNKPLNGLNAVGHDIEQGTVFETNGVEVVAFLVDHGPMEPSYGYRINYQGRSVVISGDTRYNENLIEFAKGTDLLIHEVAAARPDNKSPAIQKILDLHTTPEEAGQVFSKVSPKLAVYSHIVLLDGLTDTEANLAVRTSKVYDGQVIIGEDLMSFEIGDDIKIKNTKFVLDK from the coding sequence ATGAGGCGACTTATTGGGGGCCTATTCTTAGGATTAATAATCGGGATGTTAGGGGCATGTGGTGACCCTGGCACTGATTCTACTAAAATGAAACCCGATACAAATTACCTAACTGAAGAGAAACAGATAGCGCGGGAAGAGGAAAAAAAGACGAATAAATTTAAAGTTACCCTTCTTGGAACTGGCTCACCTCTTTTGAGTATGGAACGGTTTGGACCGGCGACGCTGGTTGAAGTCGGAGAGGAAAAATTGTTGTTTGACGCAGGAAGAGGAGCAGCTTTGCGCCTAAGTCAAACAGGTACGCAGCCAGGAAAAGTTAACAAGTTGTTTGTTACCCACCTGCATTCCGACCATACGATTGGAATTCCGGATGTTTGGCTAACTGGTTCATTACCTACTGCTGGGAAAAGAGAAATGTCATTTGAGGTGTGGGGGCCTAAAGGAACTAAGGATATGATGGAAAAGATGGAAGAAGCTTTTATTGCCGACATCGAAGTCCGTAAAAAGAATCAGAATAAACCACTAAATGGGCTGAATGCAGTAGGACATGATATTGAACAAGGAACAGTCTTTGAGACAAATGGGGTGGAAGTAGTTGCATTTCTAGTTGATCATGGACCGATGGAACCGAGTTATGGATACAGGATAAATTATCAAGGCCGCTCTGTAGTAATATCTGGCGATACTCGATATAACGAAAATCTAATTGAATTTGCCAAGGGGACAGACCTGCTCATACATGAAGTCGCGGCAGCCAGACCGGATAATAAATCGCCGGCCATTCAAAAAATCCTTGACCTCCATACCACGCCTGAAGAAGCTGGACAGGTGTTTAGCAAAGTAAGTCCAAAGCTAGCTGTCTATTCGCATATTGTGTTACTGGATGGTCTAACTGACACAGAGGCCAATTTGGCTGTTAGAACGAGCAAAGTATATGATGGCCAAGTTATCATTGGTGAAGATCTTATGTCTTTTGAAATAGGCGATGACATAAAGATAAAAAATACAAAATTTGTACTTGATAAATAA
- a CDS encoding ABC transporter substrate-binding protein, which yields MKRIIAVLVFVLMIGLLAACGSDDQGSGTASAKGENEVGPVEIKLGVGYATEENLWLIKVASDLAPNYGEKYTLDLQQFRANTDRLNAYRANQIDGGTLGQGASIMSVAQGVEMQVVANIAKESMAEGFNSTFMGLEEAGYKSAADLKGKTIGIPDFKSPSDMWVRSGVRAAGLNPDKDADYAVLPIPAMEEAVRSGKIDVGMFPQPFYDMAESSGDLASIFNSKDGVPVEEDFLNLFLNPTFIEENKEAVQALVEDLQFMTKYYLENTVEARQTLLDAEFVLAEPEIYLNLTDYHRAADVSFDREGWDFVQNLLLEEGWIEEKVDLDSLIDESFLAN from the coding sequence ATGAAAAGAATTATTGCTGTACTTGTCTTTGTCTTGATGATTGGATTATTGGCGGCATGTGGCTCTGACGATCAAGGGAGTGGAACGGCTTCGGCTAAAGGAGAAAATGAAGTCGGTCCGGTTGAAATAAAATTGGGTGTTGGCTATGCGACGGAAGAAAACTTATGGCTAATCAAAGTGGCATCCGATCTAGCACCGAATTATGGGGAGAAATATACACTGGATCTTCAACAATTCCGGGCGAATACGGATCGTTTGAATGCTTATCGTGCCAATCAAATAGACGGTGGAACTTTGGGACAGGGCGCTTCAATAATGTCAGTCGCGCAAGGCGTTGAGATGCAAGTTGTTGCTAATATAGCTAAAGAAAGCATGGCAGAAGGGTTTAATTCAACTTTCATGGGATTAGAAGAAGCGGGATATAAATCAGCGGCAGATTTAAAAGGGAAAACGATTGGAATTCCGGATTTTAAATCTCCAAGCGACATGTGGGTCCGCTCAGGAGTCAGGGCAGCCGGTTTAAACCCAGATAAAGATGCAGACTATGCAGTCCTACCGATTCCTGCAATGGAGGAAGCTGTAAGAAGTGGGAAAATTGATGTTGGTATGTTCCCGCAACCTTTTTATGATATGGCGGAAAGTTCAGGGGATTTAGCTTCGATATTCAATTCTAAGGACGGTGTTCCGGTAGAGGAGGATTTTCTTAATCTATTTTTAAACCCTACATTTATTGAAGAGAACAAAGAAGCTGTACAAGCGCTTGTAGAAGATTTACAGTTCATGACAAAGTATTATCTTGAAAACACAGTTGAAGCTCGTCAAACATTACTGGATGCAGAATTTGTGCTAGCGGAACCGGAAATATATCTCAACTTGACAGATTACCACCGTGCAGCGGATGTTTCCTTTGATCGGGAAGGTTGGGATTTTGTACAGAATCTACTTTTGGAAGAAGGATGGATTGAGGAAAAAGTTGATTTGGATTCATTGATTGACGAATCTTTTTTAGCAAATTAA
- a CDS encoding ABC transporter ATP-binding protein: MNLSATMKEERPASEESFKESAIKISNLRKVFERKGEEVEAIKGINLDIKEGEFVSVVGPSGCGKSTFLHIVGGFIEQTSGTINVRGEEVGKPAPDRGMMFQESTLFPWRKVYDNVAWGLEVQKFPKDEIQRRVKYFLKLVGLWEFKNNLPSELSGGMRQRVSLARVLAFEPKVLLMDEPFGALDSQTRETMQVELRRIWSESKKSVIFVTHDIEEAVYLSDYVVVLTKRPAVVKEIVEIDLPRRRDVSIRKSYEFIDYRNHIWDLLHEEENVKSIGGRYNAK, encoded by the coding sequence ATGAACTTAAGTGCAACTATGAAGGAAGAGCGACCGGCTAGTGAAGAAAGCTTTAAAGAAAGTGCTATTAAAATATCTAATTTGCGTAAGGTGTTCGAACGTAAAGGTGAAGAAGTCGAAGCGATTAAAGGAATTAATTTGGATATAAAAGAAGGGGAGTTCGTAAGTGTAGTCGGTCCGAGCGGTTGTGGCAAAAGCACGTTCCTGCATATTGTTGGAGGTTTTATCGAACAAACTTCTGGAACAATAAATGTTCGCGGAGAAGAAGTTGGAAAGCCTGCACCGGATCGTGGGATGATGTTCCAAGAGTCAACACTTTTCCCTTGGCGCAAAGTTTATGACAATGTGGCGTGGGGCTTGGAGGTCCAAAAATTTCCGAAAGATGAAATCCAGAGGCGGGTTAAATACTTTTTGAAACTTGTAGGGCTATGGGAATTCAAAAACAATCTGCCGTCCGAATTATCAGGAGGTATGAGGCAAAGGGTGTCACTTGCAAGGGTGCTCGCTTTCGAACCTAAAGTACTACTAATGGACGAACCATTCGGGGCACTTGATTCACAAACAAGAGAGACGATGCAAGTGGAGCTTCGAAGAATTTGGTCGGAATCGAAGAAAAGCGTGATTTTTGTGACACATGATATTGAAGAGGCGGTCTATTTAAGTGATTATGTCGTTGTTTTGACAAAACGGCCTGCAGTCGTGAAAGAGATTGTGGAAATCGATCTTCCTAGAAGGCGTGATGTCTCAATTCGGAAGTCTTATGAGTTTATAGATTACCGGAATCATATATGGGATCTTTTGCATGAGGAGGAAAACGTGAAAAGTATTGGAGGCCGATACAATGCAAAATAG
- a CDS encoding ABC transporter permease: MQNSLKKSRFIVFSLAELLLFLSLWQLLAMTDWFPTYISSPAVVFGIIGEMFMTGEVFPHIGVSLYRSIIGFLLVVLFGTGLGILAGFFQPIGRFFDPVVSFFNPIPKIALLPVFLVWFGVTDTTRILIIFTSAFFPCFIATLDGVRGINKLYLWSAENMGASRFKMLYRVILPASLPKIFDGWRVALALTFVMMFSSEMIGSSTGKGLGFMILNADAYGRTDIVLAAVTVIAALGFLFDRLLIALRQRVLWWQNR, encoded by the coding sequence ATGCAAAATAGCTTGAAGAAAAGCCGATTTATAGTTTTTTCTTTAGCTGAGCTACTACTTTTCTTATCGTTATGGCAACTATTGGCGATGACAGATTGGTTTCCTACCTACATCTCCAGTCCAGCAGTTGTCTTTGGGATTATTGGTGAAATGTTTATGACCGGCGAAGTATTTCCTCACATAGGAGTCAGTTTATATAGGTCAATTATCGGGTTTTTGTTAGTTGTTTTGTTTGGGACTGGTCTAGGGATTTTGGCTGGTTTTTTTCAGCCGATTGGAAGGTTTTTTGATCCAGTTGTGTCATTTTTTAATCCAATCCCAAAGATTGCTCTGCTTCCTGTGTTCTTAGTTTGGTTTGGTGTGACAGACACAACGAGAATTCTGATTATTTTCACAAGTGCTTTCTTCCCTTGTTTTATAGCGACTTTGGATGGGGTCAGAGGAATCAATAAACTTTATCTGTGGTCAGCAGAAAATATGGGAGCCTCTAGGTTTAAAATGTTATACAGAGTTATACTTCCTGCATCACTTCCTAAAATATTCGACGGTTGGCGTGTTGCTCTTGCATTAACTTTTGTCATGATGTTTTCATCGGAAATGATTGGCTCGTCGACTGGTAAAGGATTGGGGTTTATGATTTTGAACGCTGATGCGTATGGCCGAACGGATATAGTCCTCGCCGCGGTTACTGTAATCGCAGCCTTAGGTTTTCTCTTTGATAGATTGTTAATCGCTCTGAGGCAGCGGGTCTTATGGTGGCAAAATCGATAG
- a CDS encoding ABC transporter permease, producing MKTIKNLIMKYLALILMALFWQGLVLAGLFPKQLFPGLGEISLVFGELLVTSELWTNMGVTLYRILAGFFLAAVIGIPIGIQMSRSSIIDDLMQPIFTAGYPIPRVALYPIFVLLFGLGSGSKIFTIFLECIFPIVVSTYYGAKSVNPLFIWSGQNMGANDRKLFWKVFLPGTMPSIFTGFRIALPIGVVIAVLTEMISSNNGIGYFLIYLSASLSQSKVLAVVIFISLFGYGLDRLLLFVRNRYVYW from the coding sequence ATGAAAACGATAAAAAATTTAATTATGAAGTATTTGGCATTAATACTTATGGCACTATTCTGGCAGGGACTCGTGTTGGCGGGTCTTTTTCCGAAACAATTATTCCCAGGTCTTGGAGAAATCTCACTTGTATTCGGTGAACTGCTGGTCACAAGTGAGTTATGGACGAATATGGGGGTGACACTTTATCGTATTTTAGCAGGTTTTTTCTTGGCAGCGGTTATTGGAATTCCAATCGGGATACAAATGAGCCGGTCATCAATCATTGACGACCTCATGCAACCAATTTTTACGGCTGGTTATCCTATACCAAGAGTGGCTTTATATCCCATATTTGTACTTCTATTCGGGTTAGGTTCGGGTTCGAAAATATTCACTATTTTTCTTGAATGCATTTTTCCAATAGTAGTGAGCACATACTACGGGGCCAAAAGTGTAAATCCTTTATTTATTTGGTCAGGACAAAATATGGGAGCGAATGATCGCAAGCTCTTCTGGAAAGTGTTTTTGCCAGGGACGATGCCGTCGATTTTCACAGGTTTTCGAATCGCGCTTCCAATAGGGGTTGTTATTGCAGTGCTTACAGAAATGATCAGTTCAAATAATGGCATTGGTTATTTCCTTATTTATTTATCGGCCTCATTATCCCAAAGCAAAGTTTTGGCAGTCGTGATCTTTATTTCTCTCTTCGGATATGGTCTAGACCGATTATTATTATTTGTAAGAAATCGCTATGTTTATTGGTGA
- a CDS encoding MFS transporter: MKNNKRWLYIATPIFFLWFFGQIDKLGISIVQTDPQFLSDLGMTGANANAKIGFLTFIFMVAYAISNFFWGFFIDKFGARKTAIIGVSIWTVTMLLGGLSTTYGMFMVTRIVLGIGEGMMIPVCGKFIATWFNKNELGRAQSSWISGNYAGPAIGAVFISLIIATLSWHATFFILAALNLLLVIPMFIFLTRNEPENHPGISKQELEYIRQADSSAVKEEKKSYVQDSRYWIVWFGMVVTSFLFFGISIWLPTYLIQARNFDVDAMTGITSLSWLFALSFVLICGYLADKTKRPSFIATILFASCAILLTVSTQTSVAIISALALGLAMGTLGGIFHLSNLFIIKFSTPETAGRAAGLMGFTNIFGGFSSYVMGWMRDVNGGDFGPSLIMLIAITALGFIAYLFTLKTENKEVQEARKELQNQSEIQTI, from the coding sequence ATGAAAAACAACAAACGGTGGCTTTATATCGCGACACCCATTTTTTTTCTTTGGTTTTTTGGGCAAATCGATAAATTAGGAATTTCAATTGTCCAGACAGATCCGCAATTTTTGAGTGATCTTGGTATGACAGGGGCAAATGCGAACGCGAAGATTGGCTTTTTAACTTTTATCTTTATGGTAGCATATGCGATTTCCAACTTTTTTTGGGGGTTCTTCATCGACAAGTTTGGAGCTCGTAAAACAGCAATCATTGGAGTTTCAATCTGGACAGTGACGATGTTATTAGGTGGACTTTCCACTACTTATGGAATGTTCATGGTGACACGGATTGTCTTAGGAATCGGAGAGGGGATGATGATTCCGGTCTGTGGAAAATTTATCGCCACTTGGTTCAATAAAAATGAGTTGGGTCGCGCGCAGTCTTCCTGGATATCTGGGAACTATGCAGGACCTGCTATCGGTGCAGTTTTCATTTCATTAATCATTGCCACCCTCAGCTGGCATGCAACGTTCTTTATATTGGCTGCATTGAATTTACTTCTTGTCATTCCAATGTTTATCTTCTTGACAAGAAATGAACCAGAAAATCACCCAGGCATCAGTAAGCAAGAATTGGAATACATAAGACAAGCTGATAGTTCAGCTGTTAAAGAAGAGAAGAAAAGTTATGTTCAAGATTCTCGCTACTGGATTGTTTGGTTTGGGATGGTTGTTACTTCTTTCTTATTTTTTGGAATAAGTATTTGGCTGCCGACGTACTTGATTCAAGCGAGAAATTTTGATGTAGATGCAATGACAGGGATTACTTCTTTGTCTTGGTTATTTGCACTTAGTTTCGTTCTTATTTGTGGTTATTTAGCGGATAAAACGAAGCGTCCTAGTTTCATAGCAACAATCTTGTTTGCTTCCTGCGCAATCCTGTTGACGGTTTCCACACAAACTTCAGTCGCCATCATATCCGCTTTGGCACTAGGCCTTGCGATGGGAACATTGGGAGGTATCTTTCACTTAAGTAACTTGTTTATTATAAAGTTCTCGACACCAGAAACGGCTGGTCGTGCAGCAGGCCTCATGGGCTTCACGAACATATTCGGCGGGTTTTCCAGCTATGTGATGGGTTGGATGCGCGATGTTAACGGGGGAGACTTCGGTCCTTCACTTATCATGTTGATTGCAATTACTGCTTTAGGATTCATTGCATACTTGTTTACGCTAAAAACAGAAAACAAAGAAGTTCAAGAAGCTAGGAAAGAACTTCAAAATCAATCTGAGATACAGACGATTTAA
- a CDS encoding ABC transporter substrate-binding protein → MHKRIVVALMISCLFIILAGCNNDETEAGGLTKITFTEPSRILSLAPFYVAIEQGFFEEEGIEANIASGGGGAQVIATLLSGEAQFAISGPRSMFSALEADKELLAIQSLNSALTFEIAVADEYLKDKGVTANSSLADRVAVLNGAKIGTNLVGDSGDVYMRYLMKLHGQDPLSVETVKLSGVGPKIGGMKEGIVDGGINSAPFSLQAKDQEVGSLLLKASEEPKYANMVWEVVFAEKKYMEENPELTEKVVRAIGKGIEFAREEPKKTAKSIISYFDGIEVQILEDSLIGMVDTFQGYGEMNQEAWGNAQDPLIEFSEMSGVGIEHDTKPGAIWTNDYVEKVFSEK, encoded by the coding sequence ATGCATAAAAGAATAGTTGTTGCACTAATGATAAGTTGCTTATTCATAATTTTAGCTGGTTGTAATAATGACGAAACAGAAGCAGGTGGGTTAACGAAGATAACATTTACGGAACCGTCCCGGATTTTATCTTTAGCCCCTTTTTATGTGGCAATTGAACAAGGATTCTTTGAAGAAGAAGGGATCGAAGCTAATATCGCTTCAGGCGGAGGAGGGGCACAAGTGATTGCTACATTGCTATCCGGTGAAGCGCAATTTGCAATATCTGGTCCTCGTAGTATGTTCTCAGCTCTAGAAGCAGATAAAGAATTATTGGCAATTCAATCGTTGAATTCAGCCCTCACTTTTGAAATAGCGGTCGCAGATGAATACTTGAAAGACAAAGGAGTCACGGCTAATTCATCATTAGCGGATAGGGTTGCGGTTTTAAATGGGGCGAAAATTGGAACCAATTTAGTGGGGGATTCTGGTGATGTTTATATGCGTTATCTAATGAAATTACACGGTCAAGATCCATTATCGGTTGAGACAGTTAAATTATCCGGTGTAGGTCCCAAAATAGGAGGAATGAAAGAAGGAATTGTAGACGGTGGTATTAATTCTGCGCCATTTTCTTTACAGGCAAAAGATCAAGAAGTTGGTAGCCTTTTGTTAAAAGCTAGTGAGGAACCTAAATATGCAAATATGGTTTGGGAAGTAGTTTTTGCAGAAAAGAAATACATGGAGGAAAACCCTGAGCTAACGGAAAAAGTAGTGAGGGCAATTGGAAAAGGAATAGAGTTTGCAAGGGAAGAACCTAAAAAGACAGCAAAATCTATTATTTCTTACTTTGATGGAATTGAGGTACAGATCCTTGAAGATTCCTTGATTGGTATGGTAGATACTTTCCAAGGGTATGGAGAAATGAACCAAGAAGCTTGGGGCAATGCCCAAGATCCTTTGATTGAGTTTTCGGAAATGTCAGGTGTTGGAATTGAACATGATACTAAACCTGGAGCAATTTGGACCAATGACTATGTTGAAAAGGTGTTCTCCGAAAAATAA
- a CDS encoding ABC transporter ATP-binding protein has product MNKTEVDTDLKLRTRSLDVSYTNSKTGAEVMALSDINLEIEDGEFICIVGPSGCGKSTFLNTVAGLIKPSRGSILLDEEEILGPGRDRSVVFQSPSLFPWRTVLDNVLYGLEIQKRITDQTRKLAEGYIEMVGLKGYENHYPHELSGGMQQRVNLARALTVEPSLLLLDEPLSALDAQTREFMQEEILRIWEETKKTSIFITHQIDEAIYLADRVFVFGARPGRVVEIVEVNIPRPRNLHTKRDPEFLKLMDYIWGIIEKESSKQGLQQDITGG; this is encoded by the coding sequence ATGAATAAAACCGAAGTTGATACTGATCTAAAACTTCGTACTAGGTCTTTAGATGTCTCTTATACGAATAGCAAAACAGGGGCAGAAGTGATGGCGCTAAGCGATATAAATTTGGAAATAGAAGACGGGGAATTCATTTGTATCGTTGGGCCTAGTGGATGTGGAAAAAGTACATTTTTAAACACTGTAGCAGGACTTATTAAGCCAAGTAGAGGGTCGATATTGTTAGACGAAGAAGAAATTTTAGGACCAGGCAGGGATCGGTCAGTTGTTTTTCAAAGTCCTAGTCTTTTTCCTTGGCGGACAGTGCTCGATAATGTCTTGTATGGTTTGGAAATTCAAAAGCGAATAACCGATCAAACCAGAAAGCTTGCCGAAGGGTATATCGAAATGGTCGGTTTAAAAGGTTATGAAAATCATTATCCACACGAGCTCTCTGGGGGAATGCAACAACGAGTGAATTTAGCTCGTGCACTGACAGTAGAGCCATCACTCTTATTGTTGGATGAACCATTATCAGCATTGGATGCACAAACAAGAGAGTTTATGCAAGAAGAGATTTTAAGAATATGGGAGGAAACTAAGAAAACAAGTATCTTTATAACCCACCAAATAGATGAGGCAATTTATTTGGCAGACCGCGTATTTGTATTTGGCGCAAGACCAGGAAGAGTTGTAGAGATTGTAGAGGTAAATATTCCACGTCCAAGAAATCTTCATACTAAACGTGATCCAGAGTTTTTAAAGTTAATGGATTATATTTGGGGGATCATTGAAAAAGAGTCATCCAAGCAAGGATTGCAACAAGATATAACGGGGGGATAA
- a CDS encoding ABC transporter permease: protein MQKNEAFQLQPNLIKSYRQKKQKVDFRFWLSVTTVALFFIGWEVVSRYEWVDPLFISSPLAIIKAGGVMVQEPSFWNNLGVSGYEFGIGFLLAMLIGIPMGVLSGWNKTFNAIVNPFISGLYVTPKVTLLPVIIIAFGIGPESKIVIVFLMAFFPIVMSAQKAMNTLDQDLIKAARTFTASEWQIFKTIALPSTVPFLLTGIRLGIGQGLIGVVVGELFASSAGIGFQLTTDGQNLMTDRMFVGVLVITLTGILLTGILGMLERRFSSWQPSKD, encoded by the coding sequence GTGCAAAAAAATGAAGCCTTTCAACTTCAACCGAATTTAATAAAAAGTTACCGACAAAAAAAACAAAAAGTAGATTTTAGATTCTGGCTTAGTGTAACAACTGTTGCTTTATTTTTTATTGGTTGGGAAGTTGTTTCAAGATATGAGTGGGTTGATCCATTATTTATCAGTTCCCCTCTGGCAATCATAAAGGCAGGGGGCGTCATGGTACAAGAGCCTAGCTTCTGGAACAACCTAGGGGTCAGTGGCTATGAGTTTGGGATTGGATTTTTATTGGCCATGCTGATTGGAATTCCAATGGGGGTTCTATCAGGATGGAACAAGACTTTCAATGCAATTGTTAATCCTTTTATATCGGGTCTCTATGTAACACCCAAAGTAACATTATTACCGGTCATCATTATTGCTTTTGGAATTGGTCCTGAGTCCAAGATTGTAATTGTATTTCTGATGGCATTCTTTCCAATTGTAATGAGCGCTCAAAAAGCGATGAATACACTTGATCAAGATTTAATCAAAGCCGCGCGGACCTTTACAGCTAGTGAATGGCAAATTTTTAAAACGATAGCCCTTCCCTCAACGGTACCATTTCTTTTAACAGGTATTCGACTAGGCATTGGACAAGGTTTGATTGGTGTGGTAGTTGGGGAGTTGTTTGCTTCTTCAGCAGGTATCGGTTTCCAATTAACGACTGATGGTCAAAACCTGATGACGGATCGAATGTTTGTAGGAGTGTTAGTCATAACTTTGACAGGGATTTTGTTGACTGGAATCTTGGGAATGCTAGAAAGACGTTTTTCATCTTGGCAGCCAAGTAAAGATTGA
- a CDS encoding 4Fe-4S dicluster domain-containing protein: protein MAYVITTACMTEKATDCVMVCPVDCIEEGENQYFINPDTCIECGACVESCPAEAIYHEDDLPAEEMQILEQAKLHFSIS, encoded by the coding sequence ATGGCCTATGTAATTACAACAGCATGTATGACGGAGAAAGCGACAGATTGTGTGATGGTTTGTCCAGTGGACTGTATTGAAGAAGGCGAGAATCAGTATTTTATTAATCCTGACACTTGTATAGAGTGTGGCGCTTGTGTGGAATCTTGCCCGGCGGAAGCAATTTATCATGAAGACGATCTGCCTGCAGAAGAGATGCAGATATTAGAACAAGCAAAGCTTCATTTCAGTATAAGTTGA
- a CDS encoding NADP-dependent malic enzyme, whose product MTKVVETALDLHRNNSGKMEILSKVPMENTIDLSLAYSPGVADPCFEIAKDVSRVYEYTIKGNLVAVVTDGSAVLGLGDIGPEASLPVMEGKALLLKKFANIDAFPICLDTKDSDEIVRTVKAMSPTFGGINLEDISAPRCFEIEKRLREECDIPVFHDDQHGTAIVVGAGLLNALRLTNKRIDEVKIVVNGAGAAGVAIIKHLIEMGFQHIVVCDSKGVIYEGRREGMNSVKEEIAKLTNENRIIGSIQDALKEADIFVGVSVANLITEEMVKSMNDESILFALANPVPEISPERAKKFGARVIATGRSDYPNQVNNVLAFPGIFRGALDVRASDINEQMKLAATYALASLIEREELTADYIIPAPFDSRITKAVATAVSKAAKETGVHRID is encoded by the coding sequence ATGACAAAAGTAGTAGAGACAGCTTTGGATTTGCACCGAAACAACAGCGGGAAAATGGAAATCTTATCTAAAGTTCCTATGGAAAACACAATTGATCTAAGCTTGGCATACTCACCTGGTGTCGCAGATCCATGTTTCGAGATTGCAAAAGATGTTTCCAGGGTATATGAATATACCATCAAAGGAAATTTGGTAGCCGTTGTCACAGACGGGTCCGCGGTTTTAGGGCTAGGAGATATCGGTCCGGAAGCATCTCTTCCCGTAATGGAAGGAAAAGCCTTACTTCTAAAGAAGTTTGCCAATATTGATGCGTTTCCAATTTGCTTGGACACGAAAGATTCGGATGAGATTGTCCGAACTGTGAAAGCGATGAGTCCTACATTCGGAGGTATAAATTTAGAGGATATTTCAGCACCTAGATGTTTTGAAATTGAAAAACGCCTTCGCGAAGAATGCGATATCCCAGTTTTCCATGATGATCAACATGGCACCGCTATCGTTGTCGGCGCTGGCCTGCTGAATGCATTAAGACTGACAAACAAAAGAATAGATGAAGTCAAAATCGTCGTTAACGGCGCTGGTGCGGCAGGTGTTGCCATTATCAAGCATTTGATAGAAATGGGCTTTCAACATATTGTTGTGTGCGATTCCAAAGGGGTTATTTATGAAGGGCGCCGCGAAGGAATGAACTCAGTAAAAGAGGAAATCGCTAAATTGACAAATGAAAATCGGATAATAGGATCTATACAAGATGCTTTGAAGGAAGCCGATATCTTCGTGGGCGTGTCAGTTGCCAATCTAATAACGGAAGAGATGGTTAAAAGTATGAATGATGAATCAATTCTGTTTGCGCTAGCCAATCCTGTGCCGGAAATTTCACCGGAAAGAGCTAAGAAATTCGGTGCTCGCGTCATTGCAACCGGTCGTTCGGATTACCCTAACCAGGTGAATAACGTGCTAGCGTTTCCAGGCATTTTCCGCGGTGCACTTGATGTTCGAGCAAGCGATATTAATGAACAAATGAAGTTGGCTGCCACTTATGCGCTTGCTTCTTTAATAGAGAGAGAAGAATTGACAGCAGATTATATCATCCCAGCACCATTCGACAGCCGCATTACGAAAGCAGTTGCGACAGCAGTCAGTAAAGCAGCAAAGGAAACTGGTGTTCATCGGATTGACTGA